A genomic region of Mycobacterium senriense contains the following coding sequences:
- a CDS encoding ATP-binding cassette domain-containing protein encodes MDRLQLKAETDAMGADAAVPVIEAVNLTLGFGGKTVLEDVSLTFPARAVTSLLGPTGSGKTTFLRTLNRMNDKVSGYRHEGDVLLGGRSIFKDRDLMEFRRRVGMLFQRPNPFPMSIIDNVLAGVRAHKLVPRKEFRAVAEARLTEVGLWDAVKDRLGDSPFRLSGGQQQLLCLARTLAVNPEVLLLDEPTSSLDPATTENIEGLIRSLASHLTVVMVTHDLAQAARIGDRTALFFDGRLVEEGPTEQLFLSPKHAETVRYVSGLFGDRRLLGVVVGADSAT; translated from the coding sequence ATGGACCGTTTACAGCTCAAAGCAGAAACCGATGCCATGGGTGCCGATGCCGCCGTTCCGGTGATCGAAGCAGTGAATCTCACCCTGGGCTTCGGCGGCAAAACCGTGCTCGAGGACGTGAGCCTGACATTTCCCGCGCGCGCGGTCACCTCTCTGCTCGGCCCGACGGGCTCGGGCAAGACGACCTTCTTGCGCACCCTGAACCGGATGAACGACAAGGTCTCCGGGTACCGCCACGAGGGCGACGTTCTGCTTGGCGGACGCAGCATCTTCAAAGACCGCGACCTCATGGAGTTTCGCCGCAGGGTCGGCATGCTGTTCCAGCGCCCCAATCCGTTTCCGATGTCGATCATCGACAACGTGCTCGCCGGCGTGCGTGCCCACAAATTGGTGCCGCGAAAGGAATTCCGGGCGGTCGCCGAGGCCCGGCTCACCGAGGTCGGCCTCTGGGATGCGGTCAAGGACCGGCTCGGTGATTCGCCGTTCCGGCTCTCCGGCGGTCAGCAGCAGTTGTTGTGCCTGGCCCGCACGCTCGCGGTGAACCCAGAGGTGCTGCTGCTCGACGAGCCCACCTCCTCGCTGGACCCGGCCACCACCGAGAACATCGAAGGCCTCATCCGATCGCTCGCCAGCCACCTGACCGTGGTCATGGTGACCCATGACCTCGCCCAGGCCGCCCGGATCGGTGACCGGACGGCCCTGTTCTTCGACGGCAGGCTGGTCGAGGAGGGGCCCACCGAACAGCTCTTCCTGTCGCCGAAGCATGCAGAAACCGTCCGCTACGTATCCGGACTGTTCGGCGACCGCAGGCTCCTCGGCGTCGTCGTCGGGGCGGACAGCGCCACCTGA